One Gemmatimonadota bacterium genomic region harbors:
- a CDS encoding prepilin-type N-terminal cleavage/methylation domain-containing protein — protein MRRKTAGFTFVEILIALTMFGILTAVAVPRYRQFKERAFLATMKSELGSLRVAQEAFWAENQAYTADTTQLDWNGSSEIKLALASSDLFGGFTATATHLLAPSLSCSTSVGKDATTFASGDIVCTSVSGGAAAGVTP, from the coding sequence ATGCGACGCAAAACGGCCGGCTTCACTTTTGTCGAGATCCTCATCGCCCTCACGATGTTCGGGATCCTCACGGCGGTGGCGGTCCCGCGCTACCGCCAGTTCAAGGAGCGAGCGTTTCTCGCGACCATGAAATCCGAGCTTGGCTCCCTCCGCGTCGCACAGGAGGCGTTCTGGGCCGAGAACCAGGCGTACACGGCCGATACCACCCAGCTCGACTGGAACGGCTCGTCCGAGATCAAGCTTGCCCTGGCGTCCTCGGACCTGTTCGGTGGCTTCACTGCCACGGCGACCCATCTCCTTGCCCCATCGCTTTCGTGCTCGACCTCCGTCGGCAAGGACGCCACGACCTTCGCCTCCGGTGACATCGTCTGCACCTCGGTGTCCGGCGGTGCGGCCGCCGGTGTGACGCCGTAG
- a CDS encoding TetR/AcrR family transcriptional regulator codes for MSIVSRDKLLEAAAQVFAESGFRGATTRRIAEVAGVNEVTLFRLFGSKSQLLTEAMACVHPQGCVCALPAQPGDVEQELVEWSESHLAFMRGIRTVIRRTMAELDEHPEMRSVIAEAKAPYLHQLFEYASKVRPPETPADADTLRTACAMLSSAIFADALGRDVVPAAYPEPEAQAARKYVEVFLIFLGIQRSATVAQRLEGAVK; via the coding sequence GTGTCCATAGTCAGCCGCGACAAGCTTCTCGAGGCTGCCGCCCAGGTATTTGCCGAGTCGGGATTTCGAGGGGCGACCACGCGTCGCATCGCCGAAGTCGCCGGGGTCAATGAAGTGACCCTGTTTCGGCTGTTCGGATCGAAATCGCAACTGCTCACCGAGGCGATGGCCTGTGTGCATCCGCAGGGGTGCGTCTGTGCGCTCCCCGCGCAACCGGGTGATGTGGAACAGGAGCTCGTCGAGTGGTCGGAGTCGCACCTCGCGTTCATGCGGGGCATTCGGACCGTGATTCGCCGTACCATGGCCGAGCTCGATGAACACCCGGAGATGCGAAGCGTGATCGCCGAGGCCAAGGCGCCGTACCTGCACCAGTTGTTTGAGTACGCCAGCAAGGTCCGGCCGCCGGAGACCCCGGCGGATGCGGACACGCTCAGGACCGCCTGTGCCATGCTGTCGTCGGCGATCTTTGCTGACGCGTTAGGCAGGGACGTGGTGCCCGCGGCGTATCCGGAGCCGGAGGCGCAGGCGGCGCGCAAGTATGTCGAGGTGTTCTTGATCTTCCTCGGCATCCAACGGTCGGCGACGGTCGCCCAACGTCTGGAGGGAGCAGTCAAGTGA
- a CDS encoding TolC family protein, producing MKIPSLLGAVVLALVIPSLGRAQGARTLSLDEALRLAEAQSEAMRIAQAGVRRADGQVLQARSQYLPQVSGTAGYTRTLATQFSAFNTAPPPVPATEPAVPARDTTTYFQPCLRYLAPAGATDADRVRGLERFSRCTQSGGGLDFSRVGFGARNQYQFAVNGAVTLYSGGRVQAQHRAAQAGRRSADIEVASQRALMALQVTEAYYDAALADRLVAIAESSLAQTEGTLRQTTLARQVGNQSEFELLRARVTRDNQRPVLIQRQTDRDLAYLRLQQLLNLPYGEPVRLTTPIDDAAVTPIAQVANVALRGAAPDTSASSRATVRQLDENVRASEAQLAIAKSEWIPTVSLSSAYSRVGFGTGIPSWGSFLNNWTVALGASFPLFVGGRIKGEQLIAQAGVDEARARLEQTRELAALDARQSVFQLQQAEAALNASQGTSEQAARAYSIAEVRFREGISTQLELSESRLLLEQAAVNRAQAARNLQVARMRLALLRDLPLGAAGSFGGGAGAAAGGFSGATGGAPSGGVQAPQQGGSRAVPTAATSQIPQ from the coding sequence ATGAAAATTCCCTCGTTGCTGGGCGCCGTGGTCCTCGCGTTGGTCATTCCTTCCCTCGGCCGCGCGCAAGGCGCGCGCACGCTTTCCCTGGACGAGGCACTGCGCCTGGCCGAGGCCCAGAGTGAAGCGATGCGCATTGCGCAGGCCGGCGTACGCCGGGCCGACGGCCAGGTGCTGCAGGCCAGGTCGCAGTACTTGCCCCAGGTCAGCGGAACGGCCGGGTATACACGAACGCTCGCCACGCAGTTCTCCGCCTTCAACACGGCGCCGCCGCCCGTTCCGGCGACGGAGCCTGCCGTTCCCGCGCGCGATACGACGACCTACTTCCAGCCCTGTTTGCGATACCTGGCGCCTGCTGGCGCGACGGACGCCGACCGGGTCCGTGGCCTTGAGCGTTTCTCGCGGTGCACCCAGAGTGGCGGGGGGCTGGACTTTTCACGCGTCGGCTTCGGCGCGCGCAACCAGTACCAGTTCGCCGTGAATGGCGCGGTCACCCTCTACTCTGGTGGCCGTGTGCAGGCCCAGCATCGCGCGGCGCAGGCCGGCCGACGTTCGGCTGACATCGAGGTGGCGTCGCAGCGGGCGCTCATGGCGCTGCAAGTGACGGAGGCGTACTACGACGCGGCGCTGGCAGATCGCCTGGTCGCCATCGCGGAGTCGTCGCTGGCACAAACCGAGGGAACGCTGCGGCAGACCACCCTGGCCCGCCAGGTCGGCAACCAGAGCGAGTTTGAACTCCTCCGCGCGAGGGTGACGCGGGACAACCAGCGCCCGGTGTTGATCCAGCGTCAGACGGACCGCGATCTGGCCTACCTGCGCTTGCAGCAACTGCTGAACCTGCCGTACGGTGAACCCGTGCGGTTGACGACGCCGATCGACGATGCCGCCGTGACGCCGATCGCGCAGGTGGCAAACGTGGCGCTGCGCGGGGCCGCACCGGATACCAGTGCCTCGTCGCGGGCCACGGTGCGCCAGCTGGACGAGAACGTGCGGGCATCGGAGGCACAGCTGGCCATAGCAAAGAGCGAGTGGATCCCGACGGTGAGCTTGAGTAGCGCGTACAGCCGGGTGGGCTTCGGGACGGGGATTCCCAGCTGGGGGTCCTTCCTGAACAACTGGACCGTTGCCCTCGGAGCATCCTTTCCGTTGTTTGTTGGCGGGCGCATCAAGGGGGAACAGCTCATCGCGCAAGCCGGCGTGGACGAGGCGCGAGCGCGCCTCGAGCAGACGCGTGAGCTGGCCGCCCTGGATGCGAGACAGTCCGTCTTCCAGCTGCAGCAGGCCGAAGCGGCCCTGAATGCGAGTCAGGGGACGTCCGAACAGGCCGCCCGGGCCTACAGCATCGCGGAAGTGCGGTTTCGCGAGGGGATCTCCACCCAGCTGGAGTTGTCGGAATCGCGACTCCTGCTCGAACAGGCGGCTGTCAACCGCGCCCAGGCGGCGCGCAATCTTCAGGTGGCCCGGATGCGGCTCGCCCTGTTGCGCGACCTGCCGCTCGGGGCGGCCGGGAGCTTTGGCGGCGGCGCCGGGGCTGCGGCCGGTGGATTCAGCGGGGCGACGGGTGGTGCCCCGTCAGGTGGAGTGCAGGCACCGCAACAAGGTGGCTCGCGGGCGGTTCCGACGGCCGCCACCTCGCAGATTCCGCAGTAA
- a CDS encoding efflux RND transporter periplasmic adaptor subunit, with translation MLTYRVVVAGVALGALAACGGPEAAAKDAAEAATPTTMSVGPENITVVSREMVSSGPSISGSLAAEREATVRAEVPGPVVQTMADQGSRVARGALLARIDDRTMRDAFLSARGGVNTAQSSLNMAQRELDRFTKLKDAGAISDREFESVRWNHEAAQSQLADAQARLTLAQKQLDDAQVRAPFGGIVSARTANAGDVVSPGTAMFTIIDPSSMRLEGSVAASQLASVRVGVPVRFHISGYPDRSFEGRVTRINPEADATTGQVKVMVSIPNARGGLVGGLFAEGRLATDKREGLTAPATAVDMRGLRPAVMRLKGGRVERVEVKVGLKDEDSERVEIVEGIALGDTLLVGAAQGISAGTPLKVSAPSDAKATPEAPAAAAPKN, from the coding sequence ATGTTGACCTATCGAGTAGTGGTGGCCGGTGTCGCGTTGGGCGCGTTGGCGGCGTGTGGCGGGCCCGAAGCGGCGGCGAAGGATGCGGCCGAGGCGGCGACCCCGACCACGATGAGTGTGGGGCCGGAGAACATCACCGTGGTGAGCCGTGAGATGGTCTCGAGTGGGCCGTCCATCAGCGGGTCACTGGCGGCCGAGCGAGAGGCCACCGTGCGCGCCGAGGTCCCGGGTCCCGTGGTGCAGACGATGGCGGACCAGGGGAGTCGGGTGGCGCGTGGCGCCCTCCTGGCTCGGATCGATGACCGCACGATGCGCGATGCGTTTCTCTCGGCGCGTGGCGGGGTGAATACGGCGCAGAGCAGCCTCAACATGGCGCAGCGGGAGCTGGACCGCTTCACCAAGCTGAAGGATGCAGGTGCGATCAGTGACCGGGAGTTCGAGAGCGTGCGCTGGAACCATGAGGCGGCGCAGTCGCAGCTGGCGGATGCGCAGGCCCGCCTGACGCTGGCGCAGAAGCAGCTCGACGACGCCCAGGTGCGGGCCCCGTTTGGTGGCATCGTGAGTGCGCGCACGGCCAATGCCGGCGACGTCGTGTCGCCAGGGACGGCGATGTTCACGATCATCGATCCGTCCAGCATGCGGCTCGAAGGGTCGGTGGCCGCCTCCCAGCTGGCGTCGGTGCGCGTGGGCGTCCCGGTTCGCTTTCACATCAGCGGCTACCCCGACCGGAGCTTTGAGGGGCGGGTGACCCGGATCAACCCGGAGGCCGACGCCACCACCGGCCAGGTCAAGGTCATGGTCTCGATCCCGAACGCACGTGGTGGTTTGGTTGGTGGCTTGTTTGCCGAGGGGCGCCTGGCCACGGACAAGCGCGAGGGGCTTACCGCGCCAGCCACGGCGGTGGACATGCGCGGGCTCCGGCCGGCGGTCATGCGCCTCAAGGGCGGGCGCGTCGAGCGGGTGGAGGTGAAGGTGGGACTCAAGGACGAGGACAGCGAACGTGTCGAGATCGTCGAGGGCATCGCCCTTGGCGATACGCTGCTGGTGGGTGCGGCGCAGGGGATCTCTGCCGGGACCCCTTTAAAGGTGTCTGCCCCTTCTGATGCGAAGGCCACCCCCGAGGCGCCCGCCGCGGCCGCCCCGAAGAACTGA
- a CDS encoding DUF3299 domain-containing protein produces the protein MRHTALFAALTLTLAQAARAQDDVPRGFQFVGFNILSGYDWEMPDPLDPTAKPPKNEIPATVKALDGKMVYLKGFMLPLDLDAQGVTKFMLNASIDMCYFGAPVRLNDWIMISMKPGKKAKFTHLPTGVWGRLEVGEEVRNGRIVSIYRLTAEDAKTEGGA, from the coding sequence ATGAGACACACAGCGCTGTTCGCGGCATTGACCCTCACGTTGGCCCAGGCTGCCCGCGCCCAGGACGACGTGCCACGGGGCTTTCAATTCGTCGGGTTCAACATCCTCAGTGGATATGACTGGGAGATGCCGGACCCGCTGGACCCGACGGCCAAGCCTCCGAAGAACGAGATCCCCGCGACGGTGAAGGCCCTCGATGGGAAGATGGTCTACCTCAAGGGGTTTATGCTGCCGCTGGACCTGGACGCCCAGGGGGTCACGAAGTTCATGCTGAACGCGAGCATCGACATGTGCTACTTCGGGGCACCGGTCCGGCTCAATGATTGGATCATGATCTCGATGAAGCCGGGGAAGAAGGCGAAGTTCACACACCTGCCGACTGGTGTCTGGGGGCGACTGGAGGTTGGGGAAGAGGTGCGGAATGGCCGCATCGTGTCGATCTACCGGCTGACGGCCGAGGACGCGAAGACCGAAGGCGGGGCGTGA
- a CDS encoding putative zinc-binding metallopeptidase has protein sequence MPLRYPWSRYSDEKLMRMRLKDLGLTIEGTHLQPLIDKLHEELVARNIQLRPHIWLSSEWFSPAGVPGFALPFYLAHKRLRRLERSQFLDVEGASNADCLRIMRHETGHALQHAYQLHRRRRWQEVFGKSSKKYPEYYRPNPASKRYVQHLRLWYAQSHPDEDFAETFAEWLRPRSDWRKRYAGWPALKKLEYVDALMSELADQKPAVTARRVVEPLHRLPQTLGDHYRERRRKYTVIYPNIYDADLRRLFSDQPHHRRREAASSFLRRHRGEVRRLVARWTGEYQYTLDTVLGNIIGRLSHLQLRVVGSERQVVTDFAVLLTVKTMHFLYEQGRRDWIAL, from the coding sequence ATGCCCCTTCGCTATCCGTGGTCGCGCTACTCCGACGAGAAGCTCATGCGGATGCGTCTCAAGGACCTGGGGCTTACGATCGAGGGGACGCACCTGCAGCCGCTGATCGACAAGCTCCACGAGGAGCTGGTGGCCCGAAACATCCAGCTTCGCCCGCACATCTGGCTGTCCTCCGAGTGGTTTTCGCCGGCTGGTGTCCCGGGGTTTGCCCTCCCGTTCTACCTCGCCCACAAGCGGTTGCGACGCCTGGAGCGCAGCCAGTTCCTGGACGTGGAAGGCGCGTCAAACGCCGACTGCCTGCGCATCATGCGCCACGAGACCGGACATGCCCTCCAGCACGCGTACCAGCTGCATCGGCGCCGGAGGTGGCAGGAGGTCTTTGGGAAGTCCTCCAAGAAGTACCCGGAGTACTACCGGCCGAACCCGGCCTCCAAGCGGTACGTGCAGCACCTCCGGCTCTGGTACGCGCAGAGTCATCCGGACGAGGATTTTGCCGAGACGTTTGCGGAGTGGCTGCGGCCGCGGTCTGATTGGCGCAAGCGATACGCCGGCTGGCCCGCGCTCAAGAAGCTGGAGTACGTGGATGCCCTGATGTCGGAACTGGCGGACCAGAAACCGGCGGTCACCGCTCGGCGGGTGGTCGAGCCGTTGCATCGGTTGCCGCAGACGCTGGGCGATCACTATCGCGAGCGTCGTCGCAAGTACACCGTGATCTACCCCAACATCTACGATGCGGACCTGCGGCGCCTGTTTTCGGACCAGCCGCACCATCGGCGGCGCGAAGCGGCGTCCTCCTTCCTCCGACGGCATCGGGGGGAAGTGCGCCGACTGGTGGCCCGATGGACGGGTGAGTACCAGTACACGCTGGACACCGTGCTGGGGAACATCATCGGGCGCTTGAGTCACCTGCAACTGCGCGTGGTCGGCAGTGAGCGCCAGGTCGTCACCGATTTTGCCGTGCTGCTTACCGTAAAGACCATGCACTTCCTGTACGAGCAGGGACGACGCGACTGGATCGCGCTCTGA
- a CDS encoding D-alanine--D-alanine ligase produces the protein MAPRRLKVLLLTDPRNLPPDDIATLPPDEAARYRTEWDVIRTLRTIGHDVRPLGVYDELRPIRQAIDDFAPDIVFNLLEDFASNTLHGYNVAAFLELLRVPYTGCNPRGLFVSGEKSLAKKVLIYHRIRVPAFHVFPVGRKVRRPRALAFPLIVKSLTEHSSLGISQASLVHTDEDLAERVAFVHRRIGTDALVEQFITGRELYVGVLGNDRLIAFPPRELVFEKASPDMPVIATARAKHNLEYQQRYGIEQRGADALPAEVAATIGHLSKRIYRTLGLTGYARLDYRLSPEGHLWFLEANPNPDLTEGEEYASAARAWGLEYPELLGRILGLGLRATDGGD, from the coding sequence ATGGCCCCGCGACGCCTGAAGGTCCTGCTGCTCACTGACCCGCGGAACCTCCCGCCGGACGACATCGCCACGCTGCCGCCCGACGAGGCCGCACGCTATCGCACGGAGTGGGACGTGATCCGCACGCTGCGAACGATCGGTCACGACGTGCGCCCGCTCGGCGTGTACGACGAACTGCGGCCGATCCGGCAGGCGATTGACGACTTCGCGCCAGACATTGTCTTCAACCTCCTGGAAGACTTCGCGTCCAACACACTCCACGGATACAACGTCGCCGCATTCCTCGAGTTGCTCCGCGTGCCGTACACGGGGTGCAATCCCCGCGGCCTGTTTGTCTCCGGGGAGAAGTCGCTGGCCAAGAAGGTGCTGATCTACCATCGCATTCGCGTACCGGCGTTCCATGTCTTTCCGGTGGGGCGCAAGGTGCGCCGGCCGCGGGCATTGGCATTTCCCCTCATCGTGAAGAGCCTCACGGAGCATTCGTCGCTCGGGATCTCCCAGGCGTCGCTCGTCCACACGGATGAGGATCTCGCCGAGCGGGTCGCCTTTGTGCATCGCCGGATTGGCACCGATGCCCTCGTGGAGCAATTCATCACCGGACGCGAGCTGTACGTCGGCGTGCTGGGGAACGATCGGCTGATCGCCTTTCCCCCGCGCGAGCTGGTCTTCGAGAAGGCGTCACCGGACATGCCGGTGATCGCGACCGCCCGTGCGAAGCACAACCTGGAATACCAGCAGCGCTATGGGATCGAGCAGCGAGGCGCCGATGCCCTCCCCGCCGAGGTGGCCGCGACGATCGGGCACTTGAGCAAGCGCATCTACCGGACGCTTGGGCTGACCGGCTACGCGCGGTTGGACTACCGGCTGAGCCCGGAGGGACACCTCTGGTTCCTGGAGGCCAACCCGAACCCGGACCTCACGGAAGGGGAGGAGTATGCGTCGGCGGCGCGCGCCTGGGGGCTCGAGTACCCCGAGTTGCTGGGCCGCATCCTCGGGCTGGGCCTGCGCGCGACCGACGGGGGCGATTGA
- a CDS encoding VTT domain-containing protein codes for MLEALWAYVTLGVSVAVTQELGALVGGFAAEQGHLRLVPVVLVSAVSVFVESLLLYGVGRWRAAWVRLRLRRSPPVVRKLLTAMRWNPWRSTVISRFAFGARIALPMACGAARVPPWIFATGMAVASFAWAVVFVGLGWVFGQGAVLVVGEVRRFEGPIAAVLVAAVVIAFVVLKRRQRRAIAQDAGSGPPP; via the coding sequence ATGCTTGAGGCACTGTGGGCCTATGTCACCCTGGGCGTGTCCGTTGCCGTGACGCAGGAGCTGGGGGCGTTGGTCGGCGGGTTTGCCGCCGAGCAGGGACACCTGCGGCTGGTGCCAGTGGTGCTGGTGAGCGCGGTCTCCGTTTTTGTAGAGTCGCTTCTGCTGTACGGCGTTGGCCGATGGCGGGCCGCCTGGGTCCGGTTACGGCTCCGGCGATCGCCACCGGTCGTGCGCAAGCTCCTCACGGCGATGCGCTGGAACCCGTGGCGGAGCACCGTCATTTCACGTTTTGCCTTTGGCGCCCGCATTGCGCTACCTATGGCCTGCGGTGCCGCGCGCGTCCCGCCGTGGATCTTCGCCACCGGGATGGCGGTCGCGTCGTTCGCGTGGGCGGTGGTGTTTGTCGGGCTGGGCTGGGTCTTCGGGCAGGGGGCGGTGTTGGTGGTGGGTGAGGTCCGCCGGTTTGAGGGGCCGATCGCGGCGGTCCTGGTCGCGGCGGTTGTGATTGCCTTTGTTGTGCTCAAACGCCGGCAGCGCCGGGCCATTGCTCAGGACGCCGGCTCGGGACCACCGCCCTGA
- a CDS encoding EamA family transporter, whose amino-acid sequence MAVAEPRGRLLLAYATVYFVWGSSYMGMKVAVETMPPLPMAGGRYLLAGLVLVAYTFARTPARPTRAEWQAATVVGMALMGSNAAVAFAIKRIPSGVAALLVATTPAWMLLMEWWHDRSHRPARGVIPGIALGLFGIALLVGPRQLLGSDAIDPVAAGAVVFGTFLWAWGSLRGRRGPRPTSSQLVSGMQMVGGGTSLLVLTGLLGGFAAVDVAAFTMRSWLGFWFLVVFASLGGFTAYVYLLHHATPARASTYAFVNPVVAVAIGAAVGGEPLTARIMAAAAVIVAGVALIVLGPASTSSVQGGGPEPAS is encoded by the coding sequence ATGGCAGTAGCGGAGCCGCGGGGACGACTCCTCCTGGCCTACGCCACGGTGTACTTCGTCTGGGGTTCGTCGTACATGGGGATGAAGGTTGCGGTCGAGACCATGCCTCCCCTTCCCATGGCGGGCGGGCGCTACCTCCTGGCGGGGCTCGTCCTGGTGGCGTACACCTTCGCGCGAACGCCCGCGCGCCCCACGCGCGCCGAGTGGCAAGCAGCGACGGTGGTCGGCATGGCGCTGATGGGATCGAATGCCGCCGTCGCGTTTGCGATCAAGCGAATCCCCTCCGGGGTCGCCGCCTTGCTCGTCGCAACGACTCCAGCGTGGATGCTGCTCATGGAATGGTGGCACGACCGATCCCACCGACCAGCGCGGGGAGTGATCCCGGGGATCGCCCTCGGCCTGTTCGGCATCGCGCTCCTCGTGGGGCCGCGACAACTGCTGGGGAGTGATGCCATCGACCCGGTGGCCGCGGGCGCGGTGGTATTCGGGACGTTTCTCTGGGCGTGGGGTTCCCTCCGCGGCCGACGCGGTCCGCGGCCCACGTCCTCGCAGCTGGTCAGCGGGATGCAGATGGTCGGTGGTGGTACGTCGCTGTTGGTCCTGACTGGCCTCCTGGGCGGATTCGCCGCCGTCGACGTCGCCGCCTTCACGATGCGGTCCTGGCTCGGCTTCTGGTTCCTGGTCGTGTTCGCCTCGTTAGGCGGATTCACCGCGTACGTCTACCTGTTGCACCATGCGACGCCCGCCCGCGCGTCGACGTACGCCTTTGTGAACCCGGTGGTCGCGGTGGCGATTGGTGCTGCGGTGGGCGGGGAACCGCTGACCGCTCGCATCATGGCTGCGGCCGCCGTCATCGTCGCCGGCGTGGCGCTCATCGTGCTGGGGCCGGCCTCGACCTCTTCCGTTCAGGGCGGTGGTCCCGAGCCGGCGTCCTGA
- a CDS encoding ABC transporter permease: MSERPPSPLLELTRVRFLEFLREPEAVFWSFLFPILLTAGLGIAFRSRPPEVTRVAVVDGAPGSAEVQRAVSAESLLASTVLPAAEADRALQLGTAALVIVPTGPTSVEYRYDQARPESRQAQFLADRAIQRARGASRPVATQDVNVAEPGSRYVDFVLPGLLAMNLMGSGIWGIGFAIVDARRKKLLKRFVATPMRRTHFLASFLLMRLGLMIIEVVAIVAFGHFAFGVPLRGPLTAFALVVLTGTLSFGGLGLLIAARARTVEGASGLMNLVMVPMWVGSGVFFAATRFPDLVQPVVQALPLTAVVDALRLNMLQGAGLAGVSGELAILGAWLVVSFGLALRLFRWQ; the protein is encoded by the coding sequence ATGTCAGAACGGCCCCCCTCCCCCCTCCTCGAGCTGACGCGCGTGCGGTTCCTGGAGTTCCTCCGGGAACCGGAAGCCGTCTTCTGGTCGTTTCTCTTCCCGATCCTGCTCACGGCCGGGCTGGGAATCGCCTTCCGCAGCCGTCCCCCTGAAGTCACCCGCGTTGCCGTGGTCGATGGAGCGCCCGGATCAGCGGAGGTGCAGCGCGCCGTATCCGCCGAGTCCCTGTTGGCAAGCACCGTGCTTCCCGCGGCGGAAGCCGACCGAGCCTTGCAGCTTGGCACGGCGGCACTAGTCATCGTGCCCACCGGGCCAACGAGCGTCGAGTATCGCTATGACCAGGCACGGCCCGAGTCACGTCAAGCGCAGTTCCTGGCAGACCGGGCCATCCAACGCGCGCGGGGGGCGTCGCGACCGGTGGCCACGCAGGACGTCAACGTCGCCGAACCCGGCTCGCGGTATGTCGACTTCGTCCTCCCCGGCCTGCTGGCGATGAACCTCATGGGGAGCGGCATCTGGGGAATCGGGTTCGCCATCGTCGATGCGCGGCGCAAGAAGCTGCTCAAGCGGTTCGTGGCGACCCCCATGCGGCGCACGCACTTTCTGGCCTCGTTCCTCCTGATGCGCCTGGGCCTCATGATCATCGAGGTGGTGGCGATCGTTGCGTTTGGGCACTTCGCCTTTGGGGTTCCCCTGCGTGGGCCGCTCACGGCGTTTGCCCTGGTGGTGCTGACGGGCACACTGTCGTTTGGAGGACTGGGGCTGCTCATTGCCGCGCGGGCGCGGACCGTGGAGGGGGCCAGTGGGTTGATGAACCTGGTCATGGTGCCCATGTGGGTGGGCTCCGGCGTGTTCTTCGCGGCGACGCGATTCCCTGACCTTGTCCAGCCCGTGGTGCAGGCGCTCCCCCTGACCGCGGTGGTCGATGCGCTCCGCCTCAACATGTTGCAGGGTGCCGGGCTCGCGGGAGTCAGCGGTGAACTCGCGATCCTCGGTGCCTGGCTGGTGGTGAGCTTTGGCCTCGCGCTCCGGCTCTTTCGATGGCAGTAG
- a CDS encoding DUF1800 domain-containing protein encodes MQSVKDHGRSHLKMTEDDHESSEGPDARASRRAFLGMGAAAIATTAAATRDLEAQQPPRRRADIGSLTDRLGQQAHWRSTELRLLRRITMGITPAEVARIGQLGFTNFLEEQLNAGAIDDTATEAVLQARYPAFYYTQAQLLARDSVFWDQCSRPIMRAVIERAVTSPRQLEQRMVEFWADHFNIPLSTPRVVDYRDVLQRYALSTFGELVRASMRSTAMLIYLDQVWNTKYGINENYARELMELHTVGWDGGYTQADVNALARVLTGWTMDSNRNFQYRADYHDFGAKVVMGQNFPARPPAVGTAGMDEAMNFAEYLIRHPATARFVSTKLLKWFIRPDPTPAQVTAATQAFTASNGDIKTVLRAILTPANIATAPAKLKRPFHYYVSVVRGTGAVLDAWPDPTQWDGVTGHLWDNAHAPFSWQTPDGFPDKADYWAGLMVNRWNAVSSVLGNWSGNTPGRYPRFVSSLYLGTPTPAGVVAEIDRRMFAGEMSPALRSELLASFGASTTANATQATLAVHLAACSPEAQYY; translated from the coding sequence ATGCAATCGGTGAAGGACCACGGACGGAGCCACCTGAAGATGACGGAAGACGACCACGAATCCTCCGAGGGCCCTGACGCTCGTGCGAGTCGTCGCGCGTTCCTTGGCATGGGCGCGGCGGCCATCGCCACGACGGCTGCGGCCACCCGTGACCTGGAGGCCCAGCAGCCCCCGCGCCGTCGCGCCGACATCGGGAGTCTCACGGATCGGCTCGGCCAGCAGGCCCACTGGCGATCGACCGAGCTGCGGCTCCTGCGGCGGATCACGATGGGGATCACCCCAGCCGAGGTCGCGCGCATCGGCCAGCTGGGGTTCACGAACTTCCTCGAGGAGCAGCTCAACGCGGGGGCGATTGACGACACGGCGACCGAGGCCGTCCTCCAGGCGCGCTACCCGGCGTTCTACTACACGCAGGCCCAGCTCCTCGCACGGGACTCCGTCTTCTGGGACCAGTGTTCGCGTCCGATCATGCGCGCGGTGATCGAGCGTGCCGTGACCTCACCGCGGCAGCTGGAGCAGCGCATGGTCGAGTTCTGGGCGGACCACTTCAATATCCCACTCTCGACCCCGCGCGTCGTGGACTATCGCGACGTGCTCCAGCGGTATGCCCTGTCCACCTTCGGTGAGCTGGTCCGGGCGAGCATGCGAAGCACGGCGATGCTCATCTACCTCGACCAGGTGTGGAACACGAAATACGGGATCAACGAGAACTATGCCCGGGAGTTGATGGAGCTGCACACGGTCGGTTGGGACGGCGGTTACACGCAGGCAGACGTGAATGCGCTCGCTCGCGTGCTGACCGGGTGGACGATGGACAGCAACCGCAACTTCCAGTACCGGGCGGACTACCATGACTTTGGCGCAAAGGTGGTCATGGGGCAGAATTTCCCGGCGCGGCCGCCGGCGGTGGGTACGGCCGGGATGGACGAGGCCATGAACTTCGCCGAGTACCTGATCCGGCACCCGGCGACAGCGCGCTTCGTGTCCACCAAGCTGTTGAAGTGGTTCATCCGTCCCGACCCGACCCCGGCGCAAGTGACCGCCGCCACGCAGGCGTTCACGGCGTCGAACGGCGATATCAAGACGGTGCTGCGCGCGATCCTGACCCCGGCGAACATCGCGACCGCTCCGGCGAAGTTGAAGCGTCCCTTTCACTACTATGTCTCCGTGGTGCGCGGGACTGGGGCGGTGCTCGACGCCTGGCCGGATCCCACCCAGTGGGACGGCGTGACCGGGCACCTGTGGGACAATGCCCATGCGCCGTTCAGCTGGCAGACCCCGGATGGATTTCCGGACAAGGCGGACTACTGGGCCGGCCTGATGGTGAATCGCTGGAACGCGGTGTCATCGGTCCTTGGCAACTGGTCGGGAAACACGCCGGGGCGTTATCCCCGGTTTGTCTCATCTCTCTACCTCGGCACCCCAACCCCCGCGGGGGTGGTTGCCGAGATCGACCGCCGGATGTTCGCCGGCGAGATGTCGCCAGCGCTGCGGAGTGAGCTGCTGGCCTCGTTTGGGGCGTCCACGACGGCGAATGCCACGCAGGCCACGCTGGCGGTCCACCTGGCCGCCTGCTCCCCCGAAGCGCAGTACTACTGA